From a region of the Luteolibacter arcticus genome:
- a CDS encoding cytochrome c biogenesis protein: MDRWFLIAATALAAVGGITGMWTVHRGTRSRWTVFWMCLAFLAQLGFLSVRGEARGACPLVGFGEILAFLAWSLTLFYFVVGPPYRLSLLGVFTAPLVTIIQILALMPGVWDSNPTRVGVTDGWRETHAAMSVLSYGALALAAVAGVMFLVLDKQLKDHHLQSGLFRNLPPVRELLKCTVRLLWIGVVLLTIGVVAGFMMPRNGGTAHLLTATAVWIGYAALLSIRQVRGLTGRRTATVAVVLFVISLSVFALV, from the coding sequence GTGGACCGCTGGTTTCTGATCGCCGCGACCGCCCTCGCTGCCGTGGGTGGGATCACCGGCATGTGGACGGTTCACCGGGGAACCCGCAGCCGCTGGACGGTTTTCTGGATGTGCCTGGCGTTTTTGGCCCAGCTCGGGTTCCTGTCCGTCCGCGGCGAGGCCCGGGGTGCGTGTCCTTTGGTGGGCTTTGGCGAAATCCTCGCCTTTCTCGCGTGGTCGCTGACGCTCTTCTACTTCGTGGTGGGGCCTCCTTACCGGCTGTCGCTGCTCGGTGTTTTCACGGCCCCGTTGGTGACGATCATTCAAATTTTGGCGCTGATGCCGGGCGTCTGGGATTCAAATCCCACGAGGGTGGGAGTGACTGACGGATGGCGCGAGACGCACGCGGCGATGTCCGTCCTTTCCTACGGCGCGCTGGCCCTCGCCGCGGTGGCGGGGGTGATGTTCCTGGTGCTCGACAAGCAGTTGAAAGACCACCACCTGCAATCCGGTCTATTCCGCAACCTGCCGCCTGTGCGCGAACTATTGAAATGTACGGTCCGCCTGCTGTGGATCGGGGTGGTGCTGCTGACCATCGGCGTCGTGGCGGGATTCATGATGCCGCGCAATGGGGGCACAGCCCACCTGCTCACGGCCACTGCGGTGTGGATCGGCTATGCGGCCTTGCTTTCGATCCGGCAGGTGAGGGGACTGACCGGTCGCCGGACGGCGACGGTCGCAGTGGTGCTCTTCGTCATCTCCCTTTCGGTATTTGCGCTCGTCTGA
- the hemA gene encoding glutamyl-tRNA reductase produces the protein MELVCVGLNHRTAPVEVRERFAVSASKLGDSAKDLLTLDGLAESVVLSTCNRTEFYLAGEKAEEAAAELRRKLEQSYGKDSDPHWYEYHRISAARHLCRVVSGLDSMVLGETEIFGQTKEAYRQALESGATSATLNKLFQRAFAVGKKVRTDTRIQEGATSVAGAAVELAEKIFGKLAGCRVIVIGAGDMSRQTAQALVSRGASSVFVTNRSFDKAEQLATEMGGRAVRFDEWQAVLAGVDVVISSTSAPHPVVLPHHIESVRRVRKFRPLFLIDIAVPRDIDPACGEIEEVYLYDIDTLEQLADEARVRREKQIVECDRIIDEELRKLNLPGT, from the coding sequence ATGGAACTCGTCTGCGTCGGTCTGAATCACCGCACCGCGCCCGTCGAGGTTCGCGAACGCTTCGCCGTGTCGGCGAGCAAGCTGGGCGACTCGGCGAAGGATCTGCTGACTCTTGATGGACTCGCGGAAAGCGTGGTGCTGTCCACCTGCAACCGTACCGAATTCTACCTCGCCGGGGAAAAGGCCGAGGAGGCGGCTGCCGAGCTGCGCCGCAAGCTCGAGCAATCCTATGGCAAGGATTCCGATCCGCATTGGTACGAATACCATCGTATTTCCGCGGCGCGGCATCTCTGCCGGGTGGTGAGCGGGCTCGACTCGATGGTGCTGGGCGAAACGGAGATCTTCGGCCAAACCAAGGAGGCCTACCGTCAGGCGCTTGAGTCCGGCGCGACCTCGGCCACGCTGAACAAGCTCTTCCAACGTGCATTCGCGGTGGGGAAAAAGGTCCGCACCGACACACGCATCCAGGAAGGTGCGACCTCCGTGGCGGGGGCGGCGGTGGAACTCGCGGAGAAGATTTTCGGCAAGCTGGCCGGCTGCCGCGTCATCGTCATCGGCGCGGGCGACATGAGCCGGCAGACCGCGCAGGCGCTGGTGTCCCGCGGCGCGAGTTCCGTATTCGTCACGAACCGTTCCTTCGACAAGGCCGAGCAACTGGCCACGGAGATGGGTGGCCGGGCCGTGCGTTTCGATGAATGGCAGGCGGTGCTCGCCGGTGTGGACGTGGTGATTTCCTCGACCAGCGCGCCGCATCCGGTGGTGCTGCCGCATCACATCGAGTCGGTGCGCCGGGTGCGGAAATTCCGGCCGCTGTTCCTGATCGACATCGCTGTGCCCCGCGACATTGATCCGGCCTGTGGCGAGATCGAGGAAGTTTACCTGTACGATATCGACACCCTTGAACAATTGGCCGATGAGGCCCGCGTCCGGCGCGAAAAACAGATCGTGGAGTGCGACCGGATCATCGACGAAGAACTCAGAAAGCTGAACCTGCCCGGCACGTGA
- the hemC gene encoding hydroxymethylbilane synthase produces MSEEEFQKTVIGTRGSDLALVQAASVERALSQAFPDLRIGRQVIRTMGDRRTDVALAEVAKAEGTDKGIFTKELEEALRAGEIDIAVHSLKDVPTVIDAEFEIAGVLSRAPIRDVLITRQPGGLDVLPAGSVVGTSAVRRARQLQWLRPDLKVIDLRGNVPTRLRKIAEGAYDAILLAEAGLVRLGHRMSRPSMVFGSELHFTPLAEDLFFPAAGQGAIGLEIRKGDQAAAALVAAILDSETFTRVRAEREFLRLLEGGCSTPVGVFTSLDQSVLKMDARVFPDEGGTPRVANASGGDPMKVARELFDSLA; encoded by the coding sequence GTGAGCGAAGAAGAATTCCAGAAGACCGTCATCGGAACCCGCGGGAGCGATCTCGCGCTTGTCCAAGCTGCCTCCGTCGAGCGGGCGTTGTCGCAGGCGTTTCCCGATCTGCGGATTGGTCGCCAGGTCATCCGCACCATGGGCGACCGCCGCACCGATGTGGCGCTGGCCGAGGTCGCGAAGGCTGAAGGCACCGATAAGGGAATCTTCACCAAGGAACTCGAGGAAGCGTTGCGCGCCGGTGAGATCGATATCGCCGTGCATTCGCTGAAGGACGTGCCGACCGTTATCGATGCCGAATTCGAGATCGCGGGCGTGCTTTCCCGCGCGCCGATCCGGGATGTGCTCATTACTCGTCAACCCGGCGGGCTCGATGTCTTGCCGGCGGGTTCGGTCGTCGGCACCAGTGCGGTGCGGCGTGCGCGCCAACTCCAGTGGTTGCGGCCGGATCTGAAGGTGATCGACCTGCGCGGCAATGTGCCGACCCGGCTGAGAAAGATCGCGGAGGGTGCCTATGATGCGATCCTTTTGGCAGAGGCCGGTCTTGTTAGATTGGGCCATCGCATGTCGCGGCCATCGATGGTCTTCGGCAGCGAACTTCATTTCACCCCGCTGGCGGAGGATCTGTTCTTTCCCGCGGCGGGGCAGGGGGCCATCGGGTTGGAAATCCGCAAGGGCGATCAAGCGGCGGCCGCTTTGGTCGCCGCCATCCTCGACTCGGAGACCTTCACCCGCGTCCGGGCCGAGCGAGAATTTCTGCGCCTGCTGGAAGGCGGTTGCAGCACCCCGGTCGGGGTTTTCACCTCGCTCGACCAAAGCGTCCTGAAGATGGACGCCCGCGTATTTCCTGATGAAGGCGGCACGCCTCGTGTCGCCAATGCTTCCGGCGGCGACCCAATGAAGGTCGCCCGCGAACTTTTCGACTCCCTCGCATGA
- the cobA gene encoding uroporphyrinogen-III C-methyltransferase has product MSTPGICYLVGAGPGDLGLVTLRAKECVEMADVLVYDALSSPEILRWAKKDCEKINVGKRAKDHTLSQEGINALIVEKTQAGKKVVRLKGGDPMIFGRGGEEAAELAAAGVTFEIVPGISSTIGGPTYAGIPVTHRDHCSQLTIFTGHEDPTKGESSIDYGHLAKTPGTKVFVMGVSRLREISAAFIAGGADAATPIALTRWATTGSQKTITGTLADIADTAEKENFGSPAVAVIGGVVNEREKINWFEKRPLFGKRIVVTRTREQAGGLSRELAGLGADVIELPTIRIELPDDKREFAEMVTHAHEYDWLIFTSPNGVERFFEAFFATYEDARSLGNPRIAVIGPGTAQKVREYRLAVDLMPEKNFVAEGLVEAFTNGDSVENLTLLWVRGSEARDVVFEGLTALGAIVDECVAYKTVPETEDPTGAAARLSEDGADLITFTSASTVDNFFKLGLPWPEGCVAGSIGPVTTEALKKHDIKPAFEAKPSDIPGLVAAIRSWANP; this is encoded by the coding sequence ATGAGCACTCCCGGCATCTGTTATCTCGTCGGCGCCGGTCCCGGCGACCTCGGTCTCGTCACCCTGCGCGCCAAGGAGTGCGTGGAGATGGCCGACGTGCTCGTCTACGACGCCCTTAGTAGTCCGGAGATCCTCCGCTGGGCGAAGAAGGACTGCGAGAAGATCAACGTCGGGAAGCGCGCCAAGGACCACACGCTGTCGCAGGAGGGAATCAACGCGTTGATCGTCGAGAAGACCCAGGCGGGAAAGAAGGTGGTGCGCCTCAAGGGCGGCGATCCGATGATCTTCGGGCGCGGTGGTGAAGAAGCCGCGGAACTCGCGGCGGCGGGCGTGACCTTCGAGATCGTTCCCGGTATCAGCTCGACCATCGGCGGTCCCACCTATGCAGGCATCCCGGTGACGCACCGCGATCACTGCTCGCAGCTCACGATCTTCACCGGTCACGAGGATCCGACGAAGGGTGAGAGTTCGATCGACTACGGCCATCTTGCCAAGACGCCGGGCACCAAGGTTTTTGTGATGGGCGTGTCGCGGCTGCGCGAGATCAGCGCGGCTTTCATCGCTGGTGGTGCTGATGCTGCGACGCCGATTGCGCTGACCCGCTGGGCCACCACGGGTTCGCAGAAGACGATCACCGGCACGCTTGCCGACATCGCGGATACGGCGGAGAAGGAGAATTTCGGCTCGCCTGCCGTGGCCGTGATTGGCGGCGTGGTGAACGAGCGCGAGAAGATCAACTGGTTCGAGAAGCGCCCGCTGTTTGGCAAGCGCATCGTCGTCACCCGCACCCGCGAGCAGGCCGGTGGCCTGAGCCGCGAACTCGCCGGGCTCGGCGCCGACGTGATCGAACTGCCGACCATCCGCATCGAGCTACCCGATGACAAACGCGAGTTCGCCGAGATGGTGACCCACGCGCACGAATACGACTGGCTCATCTTCACCAGTCCGAATGGCGTGGAGCGGTTCTTCGAAGCCTTCTTCGCGACCTACGAGGACGCTCGCAGTTTGGGCAATCCCCGCATTGCCGTGATCGGGCCGGGCACGGCGCAGAAGGTCCGCGAATATCGCCTGGCCGTCGATTTGATGCCGGAAAAAAACTTCGTTGCCGAAGGCCTCGTCGAGGCTTTCACGAATGGCGACTCCGTCGAGAATCTGACCTTATTGTGGGTCCGCGGCTCCGAAGCCCGCGATGTGGTGTTCGAGGGTCTTACTGCGCTTGGTGCGATCGTCGATGAATGCGTGGCCTACAAGACCGTGCCCGAAACCGAGGATCCGACCGGCGCTGCCGCGCGCTTGAGCGAGGACGGCGCGGACCTGATCACCTTCACGTCGGCCTCGACCGTGGATAATTTCTTCAAGCTCGGTTTGCCGTGGCCGGAGGGCTGCGTTGCGGGCAGCATCGGCCCCGTCACTACCGAGGCGTTGAAGAAGCACGACATCAAGCCCGCCTTCGAAGCCAAGCCGAGCGACATCCCCGGCCTTGTCGCTGCGATCCGTTCCTGGGCTAACCCCTGA
- the mtnP gene encoding S-methyl-5'-thioadenosine phosphorylase: MTTAIGIIGGSGLYEIDGFEKAEERVIATPFGEPSDALVGGTLVGREVWFLPRHGRGHRLLPTEINHRANLWALRSVGVRHLICVTAVGSLKEEYHPRDIVLPDQYFDRTSRREHHTFFGGGIVGHVSFAHPVSAGLRAILKESAAAEGATVHDGGTYVNMDGPAFSTRAESETNRKLGFDVIGMTNLPEAKLAREAEIALATLAMITDYDCWKIEEEPVTAEAVMGHLHANVSAAKRIITRSIPQIPAEADWPEHRSLDGAIMTPRSLWPAERVEMLRPMLQRFL; encoded by the coding sequence ATGACAACGGCGATCGGGATCATCGGAGGGAGCGGGCTTTACGAAATCGACGGCTTCGAGAAGGCGGAAGAGCGCGTGATCGCGACGCCTTTCGGCGAGCCGTCCGATGCGCTGGTCGGCGGGACGCTTGTCGGACGGGAAGTCTGGTTCCTGCCGCGCCATGGTCGCGGACACCGGTTGCTGCCGACGGAGATCAATCATCGGGCGAACCTGTGGGCGCTGCGGTCGGTCGGCGTGCGCCATTTGATCTGCGTGACGGCGGTGGGGAGCTTGAAGGAGGAGTATCACCCCCGCGACATCGTCTTGCCGGACCAGTATTTCGACCGGACCAGCCGGCGCGAGCATCACACTTTTTTCGGCGGCGGGATTGTCGGGCACGTCTCGTTTGCCCATCCGGTCAGTGCCGGGCTGCGCGCGATTCTCAAGGAATCGGCCGCTGCCGAGGGTGCGACGGTCCACGACGGCGGGACGTACGTGAATATGGATGGCCCGGCCTTCTCGACCCGGGCGGAGAGCGAGACGAACCGGAAACTGGGTTTTGACGTCATCGGGATGACCAATCTCCCCGAAGCCAAGCTGGCCCGGGAGGCGGAGATTGCCTTGGCGACGCTGGCGATGATCACCGACTACGATTGCTGGAAAATCGAGGAGGAACCGGTCACCGCCGAGGCCGTGATGGGGCACCTCCACGCCAATGTTTCCGCCGCCAAACGGATCATCACCCGGTCCATCCCGCAGATCCCGGCGGAGGCGGACTGGCCGGAGCACCGTTCGCTGGACGGGGCGATCATGACGCCGCGGTCGCTGTGGCCGGCCGAGCGTGTGGAAATGCTGCGGCCGATGCTTCAGCGTTTCTTGTGA
- a CDS encoding polysaccharide deacetylase family protein, with product MRNPIETFGYKILTASSQAASSEDGLPKLSRRGFMVLSTALGSSCSMASSAKPDAAAAAPVDPASAPTKTAPNTAYRTPRPRGPVPRNPDMNLPSGGGSGVTYSRVAVSQPYIALTFDDGPHPKNTPRLLDMLRERNVKATFYVIGRNVDLYPNVLRRTVSEGHEIGNHTYTHPILSKLGDSAVREELTKCRDAVARAAGVQPRTMRPPYGALLQRQRQWVHAELSYPTIMWSVDPLDWKRPGPSVVTSRILSGTTPGAIVLAHDLHAGTVDAMPATLDGLLNKGFKFVTVSQLLAMGAQAAPGQVAGQ from the coding sequence ATGAGAAATCCCATCGAAACGTTCGGTTACAAGATCCTCACCGCTTCCTCCCAGGCTGCTTCTTCGGAAGATGGACTGCCGAAACTTTCCCGCCGCGGATTCATGGTGCTGAGCACGGCGCTGGGCAGCAGTTGTTCGATGGCGTCCTCGGCCAAGCCCGATGCGGCGGCCGCCGCGCCGGTGGACCCGGCTTCGGCCCCTACCAAGACGGCGCCGAATACCGCCTACCGCACCCCGCGCCCGCGCGGACCAGTGCCGCGGAATCCCGACATGAACCTGCCGTCCGGCGGGGGCTCGGGCGTGACTTATTCCCGCGTGGCGGTATCGCAACCGTACATCGCCCTTACTTTCGACGATGGCCCGCACCCGAAAAATACCCCGCGGCTGCTCGACATGCTGCGCGAGCGGAACGTCAAGGCGACCTTCTACGTGATCGGCCGCAACGTGGACCTCTATCCGAATGTGCTACGCCGCACCGTTTCGGAAGGCCACGAAATCGGCAACCACACCTACACTCACCCGATTCTCAGCAAGCTCGGCGACTCGGCCGTGCGCGAGGAGCTGACCAAGTGCCGTGATGCCGTGGCGCGCGCCGCCGGCGTGCAGCCGCGCACGATGCGCCCGCCGTATGGCGCGCTGCTCCAGCGCCAGCGCCAGTGGGTCCATGCCGAGCTGAGCTACCCGACCATCATGTGGTCGGTCGATCCGCTCGACTGGAAGCGCCCCGGCCCGTCCGTAGTCACCTCGCGGATCCTTTCCGGCACCACGCCGGGAGCGATCGTGCTGGCCCACGACCTCCATGCGGGAACGGTGGATGCCATGCCGGCGACCCTCGATGGCTTGCTCAACAAGGGATTCAAGTTCGTGACCGTCTCGCAGTTGCTCGCAATGGGTGCCCAGGCAGCTCCCGGCCAAGTGGCCGGACAGTAA
- a CDS encoding dynamin family protein, which translates to MPGERYFAVRDRLSELLGWIGDLTGEVALEAEPEHPQPVLTQPVLIAAIGEINAGKSSLLNALVGEELCPAGSLPLTSEVRLYRHGESSDNQVQPLLYECRRPLDYLRNFDLLDTPGTNAKYDGHREIAEPFLEHADLVLVVFTAENPWTASTWDAVSKLSSEALSRTAVVVQRIDLKQNQDIPIILGHMRELSLKRTGLVLPIFPVAARLGLEVKQSATPDPKQWSASRLSDLEHFISERICESYDRRQVLHDAWHHAARTIRRLDHKFETQRRGMDDDSWFLAGIEREMEEQRDAALEAAPHALAEVMDRYRSEVDAVVRLLKRRLGWWRSLSRLFTGDASAAEIEASLAARMQETATGFGRDDAGRLVDACAAHWETVRPRVVERMGFEPGPCAVAGEVRESVIEKFVARLDKAVPRALTALRLRGVLDPQLRRRNSLLKGFVGIGLSLTLAAGVCGTLGQQHLALILLAAALGVFVLAVVSSWISRLRVAAGYRERLLAGAAAFAEGLKVDHGEAIRFLFRDHSLSLIEVRRQLAAEKAALQPRMERANSLYIALKSIELDL; encoded by the coding sequence ATGCCGGGCGAGCGCTACTTTGCGGTTCGGGACCGCCTTTCGGAACTGTTGGGCTGGATCGGTGACCTCACCGGTGAAGTCGCGCTCGAAGCCGAGCCCGAGCACCCGCAACCGGTGCTGACCCAGCCGGTCCTGATCGCGGCCATTGGCGAGATCAATGCCGGCAAGTCGTCGCTGCTGAATGCCTTGGTCGGCGAGGAACTCTGCCCCGCCGGTTCGCTGCCACTGACCTCCGAGGTCCGCCTCTACCGTCACGGCGAGAGCTCCGACAACCAGGTGCAGCCGCTGCTCTACGAATGCCGCCGGCCGCTCGATTACCTGAGGAACTTCGACCTGCTCGACACGCCGGGCACCAATGCGAAGTACGATGGTCATCGTGAAATCGCGGAGCCCTTTCTGGAGCATGCCGATCTGGTGCTGGTCGTTTTCACCGCGGAGAACCCGTGGACGGCCTCGACCTGGGACGCGGTTTCAAAGCTTTCGAGCGAGGCGCTTTCCCGCACCGCAGTCGTGGTGCAGCGGATCGACCTGAAGCAGAACCAGGACATCCCGATCATTCTCGGGCACATGCGCGAGCTGTCGCTCAAGCGCACGGGACTGGTGCTGCCGATCTTTCCGGTGGCCGCGCGGTTGGGGCTGGAAGTGAAGCAGTCGGCCACGCCTGATCCCAAGCAGTGGTCGGCCAGTCGGCTCTCCGACCTAGAGCACTTTATTTCCGAGCGCATCTGCGAGTCCTACGACCGCCGCCAGGTGCTTCATGATGCCTGGCATCATGCGGCACGGACCATCAGGCGGCTCGATCACAAGTTCGAAACGCAGCGCCGCGGGATGGACGATGACTCGTGGTTCCTGGCGGGCATCGAACGCGAGATGGAAGAGCAGCGCGATGCCGCACTGGAGGCCGCGCCCCATGCCCTCGCCGAGGTGATGGACCGCTATCGCTCGGAGGTGGATGCGGTGGTGCGTCTCTTGAAGCGGCGGCTCGGCTGGTGGCGATCGCTTTCGCGTTTGTTCACGGGCGATGCCTCGGCGGCGGAGATCGAGGCTTCGCTTGCCGCCCGAATGCAGGAGACGGCTACCGGTTTCGGCAGGGACGACGCCGGTCGCCTGGTGGACGCCTGTGCCGCGCATTGGGAAACGGTGCGCCCGCGAGTGGTCGAGCGCATGGGCTTCGAGCCGGGCCCCTGTGCGGTGGCAGGCGAAGTGCGGGAGAGTGTCATCGAGAAGTTCGTCGCGCGCTTGGATAAGGCTGTGCCGCGTGCTCTAACAGCGCTGCGGCTGCGTGGCGTGCTGGATCCGCAACTGCGCCGCCGGAATTCGTTACTCAAGGGTTTCGTCGGCATTGGCCTGAGCCTTACGCTTGCCGCCGGTGTCTGCGGCACGCTTGGCCAGCAGCATCTCGCGTTGATCCTGTTAGCCGCTGCCCTCGGCGTGTTCGTGCTGGCGGTGGTGAGTTCCTGGATCAGCCGGTTGCGTGTAGCTGCTGGTTATCGCGAGCGTTTGCTCGCGGGGGCAGCAGCCTTTGCCGAGGGACTGAAGGTCGACCACGGCGAGGCGATCCGCTTTCTGTTCCGCGATCACTCGCTGAGTCTGATTGAGGTCCGCCGTCAGCTCGCTGCGGAGAAGGCGGCGCTGCAGCCGCGAATGGAGCGTGCGAACTCGCTCTACATCGCGCTGAAGTCGATCGAGCTGGATTTGTGA
- a CDS encoding LysR family transcriptional regulator, whose product MELRHLRYFVAVADALNFRRAAERLNVTRPALSKQIKDLEEETGVKLLERDTVSVSLTDAGSVFLAEARAILSDVERAVELAREAQDGRRGELRIGSVGQMASGFLPGALKAFGAQFPAVDVSFVEMTPIEQLAALGTGEIHLGFAYGRDAEQVPGLSSLPLVRSNFGVSVSQLHPFAERQRIPLDELAEETMLCVGAEAASNHRRDMLRIFNEESVSPGPMRQISGFDALLNMIAADQGVSMLPEVLDLRNSHAIVTVPLEVSRANLDFTMWAVWRTEGSSLLIRNFVRLLEENRPVVAKKRAS is encoded by the coding sequence ATGGAGCTCAGGCACCTCAGGTACTTTGTGGCGGTAGCGGACGCCCTGAATTTCCGCCGCGCCGCAGAACGCCTGAATGTCACGCGCCCGGCCCTCAGCAAGCAGATCAAGGACTTGGAGGAGGAAACCGGCGTGAAATTGCTGGAACGCGACACCGTCAGCGTGTCGCTCACCGACGCCGGATCGGTCTTTCTCGCCGAGGCCCGTGCGATCCTTTCGGACGTCGAGCGCGCCGTCGAACTCGCCCGCGAGGCACAGGACGGCCGCCGCGGCGAGCTCCGCATCGGCAGCGTCGGCCAGATGGCCTCGGGATTCTTGCCCGGAGCGCTCAAGGCCTTCGGAGCCCAATTCCCTGCCGTAGACGTCTCCTTCGTGGAAATGACGCCGATCGAGCAGCTCGCGGCCCTGGGGACTGGCGAGATCCACCTCGGCTTCGCCTACGGTCGCGATGCCGAGCAAGTGCCGGGCCTCTCCAGCCTGCCGCTGGTCCGCTCGAACTTCGGCGTGTCAGTCTCGCAATTGCACCCGTTCGCGGAGCGGCAGCGCATCCCCTTGGACGAACTCGCGGAGGAAACGATGCTCTGCGTCGGCGCGGAAGCCGCCTCAAATCACCGCCGCGACATGCTCCGCATCTTCAATGAAGAGAGCGTGTCGCCGGGCCCGATGCGGCAGATCTCCGGCTTCGACGCCTTGTTGAACATGATCGCCGCCGACCAAGGCGTCTCGATGCTCCCCGAGGTCCTCGACCTGCGGAACAGCCACGCCATCGTCACCGTGCCCCTCGAGGTCTCACGCGCGAACCTCGACTTCACGATGTGGGCCGTCTGGCGCACCGAAGGCTCCTCGCTCTTAATACGTAACTTCGTGCGGCTGTTAGAAGAAAACCGCCCGGTCGTCGCGAAAAAGCGCGCCTCCTAA
- a CDS encoding efflux RND transporter periplasmic adaptor subunit — MRPVLFLSLTSLLFLPSCGKKQAAAAPQMPPAAVTFVPAATETVSITRELPGRIDAVRVAEVRARVPGILLEKTFKEGGDVKSGDILFKIDPLPLEAAKENAAAALARSEANLYQAESQLARFKSLVSSNAISKQQFDDAESAVKVAVAEGKAAAAALKTAELNLGYATVTAPISGRVGRAQVTEGALVGENEATLMAVIQQLDPIYFDFTQSSADLLALQRAMKSGEVSQVGPGQTGAKLLLEDGTEYSHPGKILFSEAVVDPTTGMVTLRAEFPNTDKILLPGMFARVRVVQAVKENVVTVPQRTVTRVQGGGGSVMVIDESNHAQIRMIETDNAVGDKWVVTSGLKAGEKVIVEGLLKARPGAPVEPEPFQPVKAASSQPEAQVSEKS, encoded by the coding sequence ATGCGCCCTGTCCTTTTTCTCTCGCTGACTTCCCTCTTGTTTCTTCCGTCCTGTGGGAAAAAGCAGGCTGCAGCCGCGCCGCAGATGCCGCCGGCGGCTGTGACTTTCGTGCCCGCAGCGACCGAAACCGTGAGCATCACCCGCGAGCTTCCGGGCCGCATCGATGCGGTCCGGGTGGCGGAAGTGCGCGCCCGTGTTCCCGGCATTCTCCTGGAGAAGACCTTCAAGGAAGGCGGAGATGTGAAGTCGGGAGACATTCTTTTCAAGATCGATCCCTTGCCGCTGGAGGCCGCGAAGGAGAATGCCGCGGCTGCCCTCGCGCGTTCGGAAGCAAATCTCTACCAAGCCGAAAGCCAGCTCGCCCGCTTCAAGTCGCTGGTGAGTTCGAATGCCATCAGCAAGCAGCAGTTCGACGACGCCGAGTCTGCCGTGAAGGTGGCGGTGGCCGAAGGGAAGGCCGCTGCCGCCGCGCTCAAAACCGCAGAGCTGAATCTGGGCTACGCCACGGTAACCGCCCCGATCTCGGGCCGGGTCGGCCGCGCTCAAGTGACGGAAGGCGCACTGGTGGGTGAAAACGAGGCAACCTTGATGGCGGTGATCCAACAACTGGATCCGATCTACTTTGACTTCACGCAATCGAGTGCCGACCTGCTCGCGCTGCAGCGGGCGATGAAGTCGGGCGAAGTTTCCCAAGTGGGGCCGGGGCAGACTGGGGCGAAGCTGTTGCTCGAAGACGGAACCGAGTATTCGCACCCGGGCAAGATTCTCTTCTCCGAAGCGGTGGTGGACCCGACCACGGGCATGGTCACGCTCCGTGCCGAGTTCCCGAACACCGACAAGATCCTGCTTCCGGGCATGTTTGCCCGCGTGCGCGTGGTGCAAGCCGTGAAGGAGAACGTCGTGACTGTACCGCAGCGCACCGTGACCCGTGTGCAGGGCGGCGGTGGCAGCGTGATGGTGATCGATGAATCGAACCACGCGCAGATCCGGATGATCGAGACGGACAATGCAGTGGGCGACAAGTGGGTCGTCACCTCCGGTCTCAAGGCCGGTGAGAAGGTCATTGTGGAAGGTCTGCTCAAGGCCCGCCCCGGTGCGCCGGTCGAGCCCGAGCCCTTCCAACCGGTCAAGGCGGCGTCCAGCCAGCCGGAAGCCCAGGTCAGCGAGAAGAGCTGA